Proteins encoded in a region of the Gordonia crocea genome:
- the truA gene encoding tRNA pseudouridine(38-40) synthase TruA, whose product MTPNPATETGGGVCRLRLTIGYDGTDFHGWAIQPDRRTVAGVLSETLSTVLRHEVRLTVAGRTDAGVHATGQVAHVDVERRALDTRSIHGDPSTLVRRLAKMLPDDVRVKRVDEVSTDFDARFSALRRHYEYRLADAAHGPEPIRARATADWPRPLDVGLLNEASARLIGLNDFAAFCRFRPGSTTIRDLQVFSWRRDDEGVLVGRVSADAFCWSMVRSLVGAVATVAEGRRDVDWCAGLLAEKARSAQVPVAQARGLCLTGVDYPPPQEWAARNATTRDLRDADEVGGAGGCCG is encoded by the coding sequence ATGACACCGAACCCCGCCACCGAGACCGGTGGCGGGGTTTGTCGTCTGCGCCTGACCATCGGGTATGACGGCACCGACTTCCACGGCTGGGCGATCCAACCCGACCGCCGCACCGTGGCCGGGGTGCTCAGCGAGACGTTGTCGACGGTGCTGCGCCACGAGGTCCGGCTGACCGTCGCCGGCCGGACCGATGCCGGCGTGCACGCCACCGGGCAGGTCGCCCACGTCGACGTGGAGCGCCGCGCATTGGACACCCGGTCGATCCATGGGGACCCGTCGACGTTGGTGCGGCGGTTGGCCAAGATGTTGCCCGACGACGTCCGGGTCAAGCGCGTCGACGAGGTTTCCACGGACTTCGACGCCCGGTTCTCGGCGTTGCGCCGCCACTACGAGTACCGGCTCGCCGACGCCGCCCACGGGCCGGAGCCGATTCGCGCCCGCGCGACGGCGGATTGGCCGCGCCCCCTCGACGTCGGATTGCTGAACGAGGCGTCCGCGCGGCTGATCGGGTTGAACGACTTCGCGGCCTTCTGCCGCTTCCGACCCGGTTCGACGACCATCCGGGATCTCCAGGTTTTCTCCTGGCGCCGCGACGACGAGGGTGTGCTGGTCGGCCGGGTCAGTGCCGACGCCTTCTGCTGGTCGATGGTCCGGTCCCTGGTCGGTGCGGTCGCCACCGTCGCAGAGGGGCGCCGCGACGTCGACTGGTGCGCCGGGTTGTTGGCGGAAAAGGCGCGCAGCGCCCAGGTCCCCGTCGCCCAGGCGCGCGGGCTGTGCCTGACCGGTGTCGACTATCCGCCGCCGCAGGAGTGGGCTGCCCGCAACGCGACGACCCGGGACCTCCGAGACGCCGACGAGGTCGGCGGTGCCGGTGGCTGCTGCGGCTGA
- a CDS encoding alpha/beta fold hydrolase, with amino-acid sequence MTIDAIHVGAAPRTDQPHPRIRLRFRTIHGYRRAYRIAGSGPPVVLIHGIGDNSSTWEPIMARLASDYTVIAPDLLGHGFSDKPRADYSIAAFANGVRDLLWVLGHERVTVVGHSLGGGVAMQFYYQFPSMVSRLALVAAGGVSRDVSPALRLATLPGASQALGLLRLPGAMTALDTTTRALAAIPPLPGPAKSLSPVNHLLDRSDLMRILRDLSPRDARAAFGRTLRAVVDWRGQHISMLDRSYLTSSIPVLIAWGTDDPVIPYRHAELAHAAIAGSVLESFEGCGHFPFRDEPDRFAGLVSRFIETTTPAVFDPFEWRAKLLNGADPVGAGVSKPVSFETRTEVYEAMALESSAT; translated from the coding sequence GTGACCATCGACGCCATCCACGTCGGTGCCGCACCGCGCACCGACCAACCGCACCCGAGGATCCGCCTGCGGTTTCGAACGATCCACGGATACCGACGCGCCTACCGCATCGCGGGGAGTGGCCCGCCGGTTGTCCTCATCCACGGAATCGGCGACAACTCGTCGACGTGGGAACCGATCATGGCCCGGCTCGCCTCCGACTACACCGTCATCGCACCGGACCTCCTCGGGCACGGATTCTCCGACAAGCCGCGCGCCGACTACTCGATCGCCGCCTTCGCCAACGGCGTCCGAGACCTGCTGTGGGTCCTCGGCCATGAGCGGGTGACCGTTGTCGGCCACTCTCTCGGCGGCGGTGTCGCCATGCAGTTCTACTACCAATTCCCGTCGATGGTCTCGCGCCTGGCACTCGTCGCCGCCGGCGGCGTCAGCCGTGACGTGTCGCCCGCGTTGCGATTGGCCACACTCCCGGGGGCCAGTCAGGCGCTGGGTCTGCTCCGCCTGCCCGGGGCGATGACGGCGCTCGACACCACCACCCGGGCCCTGGCCGCGATCCCACCACTGCCCGGCCCGGCCAAATCCCTCTCGCCGGTCAACCATCTCCTGGACCGGTCCGACCTGATGCGGATCCTGCGCGATCTGAGTCCGCGGGATGCCCGCGCGGCCTTCGGCCGCACCCTTCGCGCGGTCGTCGACTGGCGGGGTCAGCACATCTCCATGCTGGACCGCAGCTATCTGACCTCCAGCATCCCGGTCCTCATCGCCTGGGGCACCGACGATCCGGTCATCCCGTATCGGCACGCCGAGTTGGCCCACGCCGCCATCGCCGGTTCAGTCTTGGAGAGCTTCGAGGGCTGCGGACACTTCCCGTTCCGCGACGAACCCGATCGATTCGCCGGCCTCGTCTCGCGTTTCATCGAAACGACGACGCCCGCGGTGTTCGATCCGTTCGAGTGGCGCGCCAAACTCCTCAACGGGGCCGATCCCGTCGGCGCGGGCGTGAGCAAACCCGTCAGCTTCGAGACCCGCACCGAGGTGTACGAGGCGATGGCACTCGAGAGCAGCGCAACGTAG
- a CDS encoding YbaB/EbfC family nucleoid-associated protein: MAEVTMANPELDEMLAAATAAVGRMADLNDDYEAIRAQAADPRNLVTATVNGAGGLVGLRLDPASLRLGASELGDLIASTALIAAQRAFARRAAITEEFQSELGAADNR; this comes from the coding sequence GTGGCTGAGGTGACCATGGCGAATCCAGAGCTCGACGAGATGCTCGCCGCCGCCACCGCCGCCGTCGGGCGGATGGCCGACCTGAACGATGACTACGAGGCGATCCGCGCGCAGGCCGCCGACCCGCGGAACTTGGTCACTGCGACTGTCAACGGCGCGGGCGGACTGGTCGGGTTGCGCCTCGATCCCGCCTCGCTCCGCCTCGGTGCCAGCGAACTCGGCGACCTGATCGCCTCGACGGCGCTGATCGCCGCCCAGCGCGCGTTCGCGCGGCGCGCGGCGATCACCGAAGAGTTCCAGTCCGAGCTCGGCGCGGCGGACAACCGATGA
- a CDS encoding PE domain-containing protein: MTSNLHADPDGMAVLAGRIEEIAGRLHTMVTAGLAPPPSGRDEVSRAVSDAVGRAAREIERDLADGAREARAFAAALREQAGAIGAADDITVAPTG; encoded by the coding sequence ATGACGTCGAACCTCCACGCCGACCCCGACGGGATGGCGGTGTTGGCCGGGCGGATCGAGGAGATCGCCGGTCGGTTGCACACGATGGTCACGGCCGGGTTGGCTCCGCCGCCGTCGGGACGCGACGAGGTGAGCCGCGCCGTCAGCGATGCCGTCGGGCGGGCGGCCCGCGAGATCGAGCGCGACCTTGCCGACGGGGCGCGTGAAGCGCGGGCGTTCGCCGCCGCGTTGCGCGAACAGGCGGGCGCGATAGGGGCCGCCGATGACATCACCGTCGCGCCGACGGGGTGA
- a CDS encoding PPE domain-containing protein produces MPGATGFTGVDWSTRPAEQLSADLAAGPGTAPLTEAVEAWTELARELDRLVVEAKRVGHELRDVWDSSSGGAARRALDRFPGWIDTLGRRAEAQAALTRAAAAAAEAARVAMPAASVVDEIRAAVADAIRAGLTSVMTGGLARTHRAERDLAAAAAQVMADYERDSTAAATAPVRHDRPPTLVRGTGGSGEHAQYSPTGTRAAGLPGLLAAPRVLGAFRPAAVTVPRLEAADGPTNRIGPGPGAEPVADTDPTKPASVGPVAPMAPVVGGRAGAATMASESPVITTGSVVRADEGPLTWAELATHDAVRVQIGATTDSDHTAV; encoded by the coding sequence ATGCCGGGGGCGACTGGATTCACCGGGGTCGACTGGTCCACGCGGCCCGCGGAGCAATTGTCGGCCGACCTCGCGGCCGGACCCGGGACGGCACCGCTGACCGAGGCCGTCGAGGCGTGGACCGAGTTGGCGCGGGAACTCGACCGGCTCGTCGTCGAGGCGAAGCGGGTCGGACACGAGTTGCGCGACGTGTGGGACTCGTCCAGTGGCGGCGCCGCCCGGCGGGCCCTCGACCGTTTTCCCGGCTGGATCGACACACTCGGCCGGCGGGCAGAAGCGCAAGCCGCCCTGACCCGGGCCGCGGCCGCGGCGGCAGAAGCGGCGAGGGTCGCGATGCCCGCGGCATCGGTGGTCGACGAGATCCGTGCCGCGGTCGCCGACGCGATCAGAGCCGGCCTGACGTCGGTCATGACCGGCGGACTCGCCCGCACCCACCGCGCCGAGCGCGACCTGGCGGCGGCCGCAGCGCAGGTGATGGCCGACTACGAACGCGATTCGACTGCGGCGGCCACGGCGCCGGTCCGGCATGACCGGCCGCCCACGCTCGTTCGGGGCACGGGCGGCAGCGGGGAGCACGCACAATACTCGCCTACCGGGACGAGGGCCGCGGGCCTTCCCGGCCTGTTGGCAGCGCCACGCGTCTTGGGAGCCTTCCGTCCGGCCGCCGTGACTGTGCCTCGCCTGGAGGCAGCGGATGGTCCGACGAACCGGATTGGGCCTGGTCCCGGGGCGGAGCCGGTCGCCGACACGGATCCGACGAAGCCGGCGTCCGTGGGGCCGGTTGCTCCGATGGCACCCGTCGTCGGGGGTCGCGCTGGTGCGGCAACCATGGCGAGCGAGTCCCCGGTGATCACGACCGGTTCCGTGGTTCGGGCCGACGAAGGTCCGTTGACCTGGGCGGAACTGGCCACCCACGATGCGGTGCGCGTCCAGATCGGCGCGACCACAGACTCGGATCACACAGCCGTGTGA
- a CDS encoding WXG100 family type VII secretion target: MPGAGLNLDVAASMASTKSVAGIVDEMQQVIRAIQTASQNAATTWKGRASGAYDTTHADWNASANKLNLALEDIKAKLTASFAGYGDEDESGAATIAGSLSV; encoded by the coding sequence ATGCCCGGAGCAGGGCTCAATCTCGACGTCGCCGCCTCGATGGCGTCGACGAAGTCGGTGGCGGGGATCGTCGACGAGATGCAGCAGGTCATCCGCGCCATTCAAACGGCATCGCAGAACGCGGCCACGACCTGGAAGGGGCGCGCGTCGGGGGCCTATGACACGACCCACGCCGACTGGAACGCCAGCGCCAACAAGCTGAATCTGGCGCTCGAAGACATCAAGGCGAAACTGACCGCGTCGTTCGCCGGCTACGGCGACGAGGACGAGTCGGGTGCCGCCACCATCGCCGGGTCGCTGTCGGTCTGA